GGAATTGGAAAAGCAGCAGAACTTGCAAAGAATAATATGGAACAGAGAAGCGAATATGAGACAAAGCTTCGTGATTACTTTATCAGCAGAATCGAGAACGAGATTCCATACGCAAAATTAAATGGTGACCGTGTGAAACGTCTGCCAAACAACATTAACTTTTCCTTTGAATTTATCGAAGGAGAGTCCATGCTCATTCTGTTAGACCAGAAAGGAATCTGTGCATCCAGTGGTTCCGCTTGTACATCAGGCTCCTTAGACCCATCCCATGTTTTACTTGCGATTGGTCTTCCACATGAGAAAGCACACGGCTCTCTTCGTCTGACAATCTCTGAGAAGAACACAAAAGAAGAGGTTGACTTTACCGTTGATGAATTAAAGAAAATCATCGAGCGTTTAAGAGGAATGTCTCCGCTCTATGAAGATTTCTTAAAACATCAGAAATAAACTACAATTGTAATTAGATAACATTTATTTTGAAAAAGGAAAATTTCACTTTATCAGAATAAAGGATGACAATTTCGAAACGAAAGGATAAAATTATGTATAGCGAAAAAGTAATGGATCATTTTAATAACCCAAGAAACGTAGGCGAGATGGAGAACCCAAGTGGTGTGGGAACTGTCGGAAACGCAAAATGCGGAGATATCATGAGAATGTATCTGGATATCGACGACAACGGAATTATCCAGGAAGCAAAATTTAAGACCTTTGGCTGCGGTGCAGCAGTTGCAACCAGCAGTATGGCGACAGAGCTTGTAAAAGGAAAAACAATCCAGGAAGCACTTGAAGTTACCAACAAAGCGGTTATGGAAGCATTAGACGGACTTCCACCAGTGAAAGTACACTGTTCCCTTTTGGCAGAGGAAGCAATCCACGCAGCACTTTGGGATTACGCAGAAAGAAACCACATTAAGATTGAAGGATTGGAAAAACCAGTCAACGATATCAGTGAAAAAGAAGAAGAGGAAGAATATTAAACCTGATTTGATTGCAGGGGAAAAAGAAGGAGAAGAAAGCGATGTCTAATATTTTTAAAGGAACACTTGGCTTAATTGGAAATACGCCATTAGTAGAAGTGACTAACATTGAGAGAAAATATCAGTTAGAGGCAACGGTTGTTGCAAAATTAGAGTATTTTAACCCGGCGGGAAGCGTCAAAGACCGTGCAGCTTACTACATGATTAAAGATGCAGAGGAAAAAGGTCTTTTAAAACCAGGTTCTGTTATCATCGAGCCAACATCCGGTAATACCGGAATCGGTCTTGCATCCATTGCAGCAGCAAAAGGATACCGTGTCATTTTGACAATGCCGGAGACCATGAGTGTGGAACGTCGTAATATTTTAAAAGCTTACGGTGCAGAGATTGTCTTGACAGAGGGAGCAAAAGGAATGAAGGGTGCCATTGCCAAGGCAGAAGAACTTGCAAAAGAGACACCAGACAGCTTCATCCCATCCCAGTTCTCCAACCAGGCAAATGCACAGGCACATCGTGAGACAACAGGACCGGAAATCTGGAACGATACCGATGGCAAAGTAGACATCTTTGTCGCTGGTGTTGGTACCGGCGGAACCGTAACCGGTGTTGGTGAATATTTAAAATCCAAGAATCCGGATATTAAGATTGTTGCAGTAGAACCTGAGACATCCCCTGTTTTATCCAAAGGTGTCAGTGGTGGACATAAGATTCAGGGAATCGGTGCAGGATTTGTTCCAGAAGTTTTAAATACCAAGATTTACGATGAAGTTTTCCCGGTTTCCAATGAAGCTGCATTCCAGATTGGAAAAGAAATTGCAAAGAGCGAAGGAATTCTGGTAGGAATCTCATCCGGTGCTGCATTATATGCTGCAATCGAGCTTGCAAAACGTCCAACCAACAAAGGAAAGACCATTGTTGCATTATTGCCAGACAGCGGAGATCGTTATTACTCCACAGCTTTGTTTACCGAATAAGAAAAAGAAACCGAAAAAGTTTACAATCTGTTTGCTTTTTTTCTTCAGGCAAGTGTGGTAAAATGAAAGAACCGTAGAAGGAGACTAAAATATGAGCGAAAAAGAGCAGCAGAACGAGCCGGCATGGAAAGAAGTCCTAAGTTGGATTCTGACCTTCG
This genomic window from Roseburia sp. 831b contains:
- the nifU gene encoding Fe-S cluster assembly scaffold protein NifU codes for the protein MYSEKVMDHFNNPRNVGEMENPSGVGTVGNAKCGDIMRMYLDIDDNGIIQEAKFKTFGCGAAVATSSMATELVKGKTIQEALEVTNKAVMEALDGLPPVKVHCSLLAEEAIHAALWDYAERNHIKIEGLEKPVNDISEKEEEEEY
- the cysK gene encoding cysteine synthase A, producing the protein MSNIFKGTLGLIGNTPLVEVTNIERKYQLEATVVAKLEYFNPAGSVKDRAAYYMIKDAEEKGLLKPGSVIIEPTSGNTGIGLASIAAAKGYRVILTMPETMSVERRNILKAYGAEIVLTEGAKGMKGAIAKAEELAKETPDSFIPSQFSNQANAQAHRETTGPEIWNDTDGKVDIFVAGVGTGGTVTGVGEYLKSKNPDIKIVAVEPETSPVLSKGVSGGHKIQGIGAGFVPEVLNTKIYDEVFPVSNEAAFQIGKEIAKSEGILVGISSGAALYAAIELAKRPTNKGKTIVALLPDSGDRYYSTALFTE